One window of Streptomyces sp. SUK 48 genomic DNA carries:
- a CDS encoding zinc-dependent alcohol dehydrogenase: MKAVTWQGRRDVRVEDVPDPRIEEPTDAVIRITSSGLCGSDLHLYEVLTPFMTPGDILGHEPMGIVEEVGSQVTNLEPGDRVVVPFQISCGHCFMCGSGLTTQCETTQVTGEGMGAALFGYTRLYGAVPGAQAEYLRVPQAQFGPMKVPEGPPDDRFVYLSDVLPTAWQAVEYAAVPPGGSVAVLGLGPIGDMSCRIALARGAEQVFGIDLVPERLARAHRRGVTTYDLRTYDDEKALIHAIRDETGGRGPDAVIDAVGTEAHGSAAARLAQQAAALMPRKIAAPLAERFAIDRLGALYMAIDLVRRGGTISLSGVYGGMADPIPLLTLFDKQTQLRMGQANVRRWSDRIMPYLIDDDPLGVEDFATHRVPLAEAPHAYEMFQRKEDGAIKILMKP; encoded by the coding sequence ATGAAGGCAGTCACCTGGCAGGGCAGGCGGGACGTGCGGGTGGAGGACGTGCCCGACCCGAGGATCGAGGAGCCCACCGACGCCGTCATCCGCATCACCTCCAGCGGGCTGTGCGGCTCGGACCTGCATCTGTACGAAGTGCTCACCCCGTTCATGACCCCGGGCGACATCCTCGGCCACGAGCCCATGGGAATCGTGGAGGAGGTCGGCTCGCAGGTGACGAACCTGGAGCCCGGAGACCGGGTCGTGGTGCCCTTCCAGATCTCCTGCGGGCACTGCTTCATGTGCGGCTCCGGGCTCACCACCCAGTGCGAGACCACCCAGGTCACCGGCGAGGGCATGGGCGCCGCCCTGTTCGGCTACACCCGTCTGTACGGCGCCGTACCGGGCGCCCAGGCCGAGTATCTGCGGGTGCCGCAGGCGCAGTTCGGGCCGATGAAGGTGCCCGAGGGCCCGCCGGACGACCGCTTCGTCTATCTCTCCGACGTGCTGCCCACCGCCTGGCAGGCCGTCGAGTACGCGGCGGTGCCGCCCGGCGGCAGCGTCGCGGTCCTCGGCCTCGGCCCGATCGGCGACATGTCCTGCCGGATCGCCCTGGCACGCGGCGCCGAACAGGTCTTCGGCATCGACCTGGTGCCCGAGCGGCTCGCGCGGGCGCACCGGCGCGGCGTCACGACCTACGACCTGAGGACCTACGACGACGAGAAGGCGCTGATCCACGCGATCCGCGACGAGACCGGCGGCCGGGGCCCGGACGCGGTCATCGACGCCGTCGGCACCGAGGCCCACGGCAGCGCGGCAGCGCGGCTCGCCCAGCAGGCCGCCGCCCTCATGCCGCGCAAGATCGCGGCCCCCCTCGCGGAGCGCTTCGCCATCGACCGGCTCGGCGCCCTGTACATGGCGATCGACCTGGTACGACGGGGCGGCACCATCTCGCTCAGCGGCGTCTACGGCGGCATGGCCGACCCGATCCCGCTGCTCACCCTGTTCGACAAGCAGACCCAGCTGCGGATGGGGCAGGCGAACGTCCGTCGCTGGAGCGACCGGATCATGCCGTACCTCATCGACGACGACCCGCTCGGCGTCGAGGACTTCGCCACGCACCGGGTGCCGCTGGCCGAGGCGCCGCACGCCTACGAGATGTTCCAGCGCAAGGAGGACGGCGCGATCAAGATCCTCATGAAGCCGTGA
- a CDS encoding DUF3048 domain-containing protein: protein MGGRRGARRAAVAAVVLVAALASGCAGHGGDRHDRVPVPTPPPASTAAGGSPLAVKIDNVPAARPQTGLDAADVVYAEQVEGGLSRLMAVYAHRLPGAVGPVRSARESDLELLGQFDRPYLAFSGAQRKLLPLIARAPVRSESPDRAAGAYYRDSARAAPHNLYLRPARLLRSAPGAGALTTGFRYGPAPLGGTPVASRTVRYPAARFTFTWSAARHGWLIAMDGTPTAGTDGPRPAPPTVVVQYVGIRDSRYHDALGNPTPYTETVGSGRAEVLRDGRSFAATWSRPAANGGTTFTAADGGPLDFAAGQVWVVFARAA, encoded by the coding sequence GTGGGCGGCAGACGTGGTGCGCGCAGAGCGGCGGTGGCGGCGGTCGTGCTGGTCGCCGCCCTGGCGTCGGGGTGTGCCGGGCACGGCGGGGACCGGCACGACCGGGTACCGGTCCCGACACCGCCTCCGGCTTCCACGGCCGCCGGCGGCTCCCCGCTCGCGGTGAAGATCGACAATGTGCCGGCGGCCCGCCCCCAGACCGGCCTCGACGCGGCCGACGTGGTGTACGCGGAGCAGGTCGAGGGCGGTCTGAGCCGGCTGATGGCGGTGTACGCGCACCGGCTGCCGGGCGCCGTCGGGCCGGTACGCAGTGCCCGCGAGTCCGATCTGGAGCTGCTCGGCCAGTTCGACCGGCCGTATCTGGCCTTCTCCGGAGCGCAGCGCAAGCTGCTGCCGCTGATCGCGCGGGCGCCGGTGCGGTCCGAGTCGCCCGACCGGGCGGCCGGTGCCTACTACCGGGACAGCGCGCGGGCGGCGCCGCACAACCTCTATCTGCGCCCCGCGCGCCTGCTGCGCTCCGCCCCGGGCGCGGGCGCGCTGACCACGGGCTTCCGCTACGGCCCCGCCCCCTTGGGTGGCACCCCGGTGGCCTCGCGCACCGTGCGCTATCCGGCGGCCCGCTTCACCTTCACCTGGTCCGCGGCCCGGCACGGCTGGCTGATCGCGATGGACGGCACCCCCACGGCCGGCACGGACGGCCCCCGCCCGGCGCCGCCGACGGTCGTCGTCCAGTACGTCGGCATCCGCGACTCGCGGTACCACGACGCCCTCGGCAACCCCACTCCGTACACCGAGACGGTCGGCTCCGGGCGGGCGGAGGTGCTGCGCGACGGGCGCTCCTTCGCCGCCACCTGGTCGAGGCCCGCGGCGAACGGCGGTACGACGTTCACCGCGGCGGACGGCGGCCCGCTGGACTTCGCCGCCGGTCAGGTGTGGGTGGTGTTCGCGCGGGCGGCCTGA
- a CDS encoding AAA family ATPase, giving the protein MTEGRPAAAASAPLWERDAEIDTVARAIEELRADESSTGGLLVFRGEAGLGKTALLTEARRMAERRGCAVWYTRGAETLRSVPFNVVRQLLQPALLSLLPEEAREYLGDWYDIAGPALGIAEPQEESADPQYVCDGLVAAVRRLARREWPLVLLIDDAHWADQETLRWLAAFAERLDDLPVLVVVARRPGDVSGESARLLEAGAEAAGRPVNNLRELTPGAAAGLTRATLGRHADDAFCREVWAVTAGNPYDAVELLAKVQESELSPVEARAGELRALNRAARGGGLVERIKELGLQATRFAWAAAVLGTGITLESAARLAALDEDTARHCAGLLRTARILTTPDPSVTEHRGGDLEFVHPLIASAVYNSIPPGVCTAMHGVAAEIVTELGRGAAEAARHLLEVHPEADERLVERLREAAREHLAVGAPDAARVCLERALEEPPRPDIHAHVLYELGCATLLTAPAVTIGHLRSALAMRGLDGSDRVDAVVRLSQALLHNDQLEEAVRTIEAEAARHEPGPVRMRLQAFQYMWEGIHGESAAPARSRSLAELAATCAGRDNTERALLILRGFDAMTHGESAAEIVELCDRALVNERLAPGLGWTDREWGIELLMMLGSAYVYTDRLDRAESLFAQALRVYTGAGWHGGHLSLANAYLGLAYRRQGRLRDAETHLREALVLAERVGRRLPLHWSATCGLVDTLLARGRVREAWSVAEQYGFAPPYPSTIVLPDVRSVRGRLLLAVGRTEDGVNELEAAEKTAVARGGHNPVLAPWSVDLARALADQDPARSKRLAADARRQAERFGTDTAIGEALRCAAALETGPRALQLARRAVTYLEASPSQYEHAAARIEYGVLARSAAELHRGLDLARACGADGLVAQAKTALDEAGVR; this is encoded by the coding sequence ATGACGGAGGGACGGCCGGCGGCGGCCGCTTCGGCTCCCCTGTGGGAGCGGGACGCGGAGATCGACACCGTCGCGCGGGCCATCGAGGAGCTGCGCGCCGACGAGTCCTCCACGGGCGGCCTGCTGGTCTTCCGCGGCGAGGCGGGCCTCGGCAAGACCGCGCTGCTGACCGAGGCCCGCCGGATGGCCGAACGCCGGGGCTGCGCCGTGTGGTACACCCGCGGCGCCGAGACGCTGCGGTCCGTGCCCTTCAACGTCGTACGGCAGCTGCTCCAGCCCGCGCTGCTGTCGCTGCTGCCCGAGGAGGCCCGCGAGTACCTCGGCGACTGGTACGACATCGCCGGTCCCGCCCTCGGCATAGCCGAACCGCAGGAGGAGAGCGCCGACCCGCAGTACGTCTGCGACGGCCTGGTGGCCGCCGTCCGCCGGCTCGCCCGCCGCGAATGGCCGCTCGTGCTGCTGATCGACGACGCGCACTGGGCCGACCAGGAGACCCTGCGCTGGCTCGCCGCCTTCGCCGAACGCCTGGACGACCTGCCCGTCCTGGTCGTGGTCGCCCGCAGGCCGGGCGACGTCAGCGGGGAGAGCGCCCGCCTCCTGGAGGCGGGCGCCGAGGCCGCGGGCCGTCCCGTCAACAACCTGCGCGAGCTCACCCCCGGCGCGGCGGCCGGACTCACCCGCGCCACCCTCGGACGCCACGCCGACGACGCGTTCTGCCGCGAGGTGTGGGCCGTCACCGCGGGCAATCCGTACGACGCCGTGGAACTCCTCGCCAAGGTGCAGGAGAGCGAACTGTCGCCGGTGGAGGCCCGCGCCGGGGAACTGCGCGCCCTCAACCGCGCGGCCCGCGGCGGCGGACTCGTCGAGCGGATCAAGGAACTCGGCCTCCAGGCCACCCGGTTCGCCTGGGCCGCCGCCGTCCTCGGCACCGGCATCACCCTGGAGTCGGCCGCCCGCCTCGCCGCCCTGGACGAGGACACCGCCCGGCACTGCGCCGGACTGCTGCGCACCGCCCGCATCCTCACCACGCCCGACCCCAGCGTCACCGAACACCGCGGCGGCGACCTGGAGTTCGTGCACCCGCTCATCGCCTCCGCCGTCTACAACTCCATCCCGCCGGGCGTGTGCACCGCGATGCACGGCGTGGCCGCCGAGATCGTCACCGAGCTGGGCCGGGGCGCCGCCGAAGCGGCCCGGCACCTCCTCGAAGTCCATCCGGAGGCCGACGAGAGACTGGTCGAGCGGTTGCGCGAGGCCGCCCGCGAACACCTCGCCGTCGGCGCGCCCGACGCGGCCCGCGTCTGTCTGGAACGCGCCCTGGAGGAGCCGCCCCGCCCCGACATCCACGCCCATGTCCTGTACGAACTGGGCTGCGCCACCCTGCTGACCGCGCCCGCCGTCACCATCGGCCATCTGCGCAGCGCCCTCGCCATGCGCGGCCTCGACGGCAGCGACCGCGTCGACGCCGTGGTCCGCCTCTCCCAGGCCCTGCTCCACAACGACCAGCTGGAGGAGGCCGTCCGCACCATCGAGGCCGAGGCGGCCCGGCACGAACCGGGGCCCGTGCGGATGCGGTTGCAGGCGTTCCAGTACATGTGGGAGGGCATCCACGGCGAGAGCGCCGCCCCGGCCCGCTCCCGCAGCCTCGCCGAACTCGCCGCCACCTGCGCCGGCCGCGACAACACCGAACGCGCGCTGCTGATCCTGCGCGGCTTCGACGCCATGACGCACGGCGAGAGCGCCGCCGAGATCGTCGAACTGTGCGACCGGGCCCTCGTCAACGAGCGGCTCGCGCCCGGCCTCGGCTGGACCGACCGCGAGTGGGGCATCGAGCTGCTGATGATGCTCGGCAGCGCCTACGTCTACACCGACCGGCTCGACCGCGCCGAGAGCCTGTTCGCGCAGGCCCTGCGCGTGTACACCGGCGCGGGTTGGCACGGCGGCCACCTCTCCCTGGCCAACGCCTACCTGGGTCTGGCCTACCGCAGGCAGGGCCGCCTGCGGGACGCGGAGACCCATCTGCGCGAGGCCCTCGTCCTCGCCGAACGGGTGGGCCGACGCCTGCCGCTGCACTGGTCGGCCACCTGCGGCCTGGTCGACACCCTGCTCGCCCGCGGCCGCGTCCGGGAAGCCTGGTCGGTCGCCGAGCAGTACGGCTTCGCCCCGCCCTACCCGTCCACCATCGTGCTGCCCGACGTCCGCTCGGTACGCGGCCGGCTGCTGCTCGCCGTCGGCCGCACCGAGGACGGTGTCAACGAGCTGGAAGCCGCCGAGAAGACCGCCGTCGCCCGGGGCGGCCACAACCCGGTCCTCGCACCCTGGTCGGTCGACCTCGCCCGGGCCCTCGCAGACCAGGACCCGGCCCGCAGCAAGCGGCTCGCCGCCGACGCCCGCCGGCAGGCCGAGCGCTTCGGCACGGACACCGCCATCGGCGAGGCCCTGCGCTGCGCCGCCGCGCTGGAGACCGGCCCCCGCGCACTCCAGCTCGCGCGCCGCGCCGTCACCTATCTGGAGGCATCGCCCTCCCAGTACGAACACGCGGCCGCCCGCATCGAGTACGGCGTCCTCGCCCGCTCCGCCGCCGAACTGCACCGGGGCCTCGACCTGGCCCGTGCCTGCGGGGCGGACGGCCTGGTCGCACAGGCGAAGACGGCGCTGGACGAGGCGGGAGTACGGTAA
- a CDS encoding MFS transporter, translating to MTWTGRVPYERTAGRGPGVRAVAAGSVGNFVEWYEFAVYGFLATVLAARFFTPAGGGPVEGLVRTYASFALAFFFRPLGAVLFGRLGDRYGRRPVLIGVVALMSGATALIGALPTYGAVGALAPWLLTLLRIVQGLAAGGEFGGAVAVLTEFAPPGRRGLYGAWQSFTVALGLLGGAGVTAVTAAVLGAERLAAWGWRLPFLLAVPLGLLALWLRTGLAETPEFLERSKSPEMRLGWGALVLAAARVTGWAAAGYTFLVVLPSYLQTALHTGYAQALLAAAVANAGFAAAILPAGVLSDRVGRRPVLLAGAVLVVAAALPVLDLLQDPGASALAKALALAGAGALVGLMAGPGPALLAEMFPSRVRWTGLGLAYALSNAVFSGCAGLIITEAVRRTGNPDIPGYYAAAACAVSAAALLKRAPQEGSWRGRPSEEAPQETSWRKRCE from the coding sequence GTGACCTGGACGGGACGAGTTCCGTACGAGCGGACGGCGGGCCGGGGCCCCGGGGTGCGGGCGGTGGCGGCGGGGTCGGTCGGGAACTTCGTGGAGTGGTACGAGTTCGCGGTCTACGGCTTTCTCGCGACCGTGCTCGCCGCGCGCTTCTTCACCCCGGCGGGCGGCGGCCCCGTGGAGGGGCTGGTGCGGACGTACGCCTCCTTCGCGCTCGCGTTCTTCTTCCGGCCGCTCGGGGCGGTGCTGTTCGGCAGGCTGGGCGACCGGTACGGACGGCGGCCGGTGCTGATCGGGGTGGTGGCGCTGATGTCGGGCGCCACGGCGCTGATCGGGGCGCTGCCGACGTACGGCGCGGTGGGTGCCCTCGCGCCCTGGCTGCTCACGCTGCTCCGGATCGTCCAAGGGCTGGCGGCGGGCGGGGAGTTCGGCGGCGCGGTGGCGGTGCTGACGGAGTTCGCCCCGCCGGGGCGGCGCGGGCTGTACGGGGCGTGGCAGTCCTTCACGGTGGCGCTGGGACTGCTGGGCGGCGCGGGGGTCACGGCGGTGACGGCGGCGGTGCTGGGCGCGGAGCGGCTGGCCGCGTGGGGGTGGCGGCTGCCGTTCCTGCTGGCCGTGCCGCTGGGCCTGCTGGCGCTGTGGCTGCGCACCGGCCTCGCGGAGACCCCGGAGTTTCTTGAGCGGTCCAAGTCTCCCGAGATGAGACTGGGTTGGGGCGCGCTCGTGCTCGCGGCGGCGCGGGTGACGGGCTGGGCGGCGGCCGGTTACACCTTCCTGGTGGTGCTCCCGTCGTACCTCCAGACCGCGCTGCACACGGGCTACGCGCAGGCGCTGCTGGCCGCGGCGGTGGCCAACGCGGGGTTCGCCGCGGCGATCCTGCCGGCCGGGGTGCTCAGCGACCGGGTGGGGCGGCGGCCGGTGCTGCTCGCGGGCGCGGTGCTGGTGGTGGCGGCCGCGCTGCCGGTGCTCGATCTGCTCCAGGATCCCGGCGCCTCGGCCCTGGCGAAGGCCCTCGCCCTGGCCGGTGCCGGCGCGCTGGTGGGTCTGATGGCGGGCCCCGGCCCGGCCCTGCTCGCCGAGATGTTCCCCTCCCGCGTCCGCTGGACCGGCCTCGGCCTCGCCTACGCCCTGTCCAACGCGGTCTTCTCCGGCTGCGCGGGCCTGATCATCACGGAGGCGGTGCGGCGGACCGGGAACCCGGACATACCCGGGTACTACGCGGCGGCCGCGTGCGCCGTGAGCGCGGCGGCCCTGCTGAAGCGGGCTCCGCAGGAAGGGAGTTGGCGGGGTCGGCCATCGGAAGAGGCCCCACAGGAGACGAGTTGGAGGAAGCGGTGCGAGTGA
- a CDS encoding DUF2510 domain-containing protein → MTQVTPPGWYPDPGQTHDGPPTERWWDGKAWTDRVRPAGAAATWGPPAQEPGADRPDAGRAEAGQPEGGRASDDGRTPENGKATEADTGAQAGAGGHAGPVPPVGQSPAAGPAAGTTPLPPVGQAPPTGQVPPGYGTHPGQQPPVGQPGYPAYHGYPSYPAPPPPPARSGLRTGIAVAAAVAVLACIGIGVYALGKDDGGNDDRAGARHGVSGGPNGGGFGGPGGSGGAGGSDGSGGASGGQGGPGGSGGPGGQSPSPDRSPAPKIKGGGTVPDSIDGVSLPVPKGWTGQAISVGAQVTSDHSYKCPGNSSQTCTAGGAYTAPAVALGTAGDTAEQVAKADIAANAKESYGGSTYGSVTSHQQLAAQAVTVAGQKGYLVRWKAVTSKGADGLVESVAFPSPNDARQMVVVRFGIDVGQDTSVIDEILKGIKVSAGGGSGQNV, encoded by the coding sequence ATGACGCAGGTGACTCCTCCCGGGTGGTACCCCGACCCCGGGCAGACGCATGACGGCCCGCCCACCGAGCGCTGGTGGGACGGCAAGGCATGGACGGACCGGGTCCGCCCCGCCGGGGCGGCCGCGACGTGGGGTCCCCCGGCGCAGGAGCCTGGGGCGGATCGGCCGGACGCGGGTCGCGCGGAGGCGGGTCAGCCGGAGGGGGGCCGGGCGTCGGACGACGGCCGGACACCGGAGAACGGCAAGGCGACGGAGGCCGACACCGGAGCGCAGGCCGGCGCGGGAGGCCATGCGGGTCCCGTGCCCCCCGTCGGCCAGAGCCCCGCCGCCGGTCCCGCGGCGGGGACCACTCCCCTGCCGCCCGTCGGCCAGGCACCGCCCACCGGCCAGGTGCCCCCCGGCTACGGCACCCACCCCGGCCAGCAGCCCCCCGTCGGGCAGCCCGGCTACCCGGCGTACCACGGCTACCCCTCCTATCCCGCGCCGCCCCCGCCGCCCGCCCGGAGCGGGCTGCGGACCGGCATAGCGGTCGCGGCGGCGGTCGCGGTGCTGGCCTGCATCGGGATCGGCGTGTACGCGCTCGGCAAGGACGACGGCGGGAACGACGACCGCGCCGGGGCGCGGCACGGCGTGAGCGGCGGGCCGAACGGCGGCGGGTTCGGCGGCCCGGGCGGCTCCGGCGGTGCCGGTGGTTCCGACGGCTCCGGCGGCGCTTCCGGCGGGCAGGGCGGTCCGGGCGGCTCCGGCGGCCCGGGCGGTCAGTCGCCCTCTCCCGACCGCTCGCCCGCGCCCAAGATCAAGGGCGGCGGGACCGTGCCGGACTCGATCGACGGCGTCAGCCTGCCCGTGCCGAAGGGCTGGACCGGGCAGGCGATCAGCGTCGGCGCGCAGGTCACCTCGGACCACTCCTACAAGTGCCCGGGCAACAGCTCCCAGACCTGCACCGCGGGCGGCGCCTACACCGCGCCCGCCGTGGCGCTGGGCACCGCGGGCGACACCGCGGAGCAGGTCGCGAAGGCGGACATCGCGGCGAACGCGAAGGAGTCGTACGGCGGCAGCACCTACGGCAGCGTCACCTCGCACCAGCAGCTGGCCGCGCAGGCGGTGACGGTGGCCGGGCAGAAGGGCTACCTGGTGCGCTGGAAGGCGGTCACCAGCAAGGGCGCCGACGGCCTGGTCGAGTCCGTCGCCTTCCCCTCCCCGAACGACGCCCGGCAGATGGTGGTCGTGCGCTTCGGCATCGACGTCGGGCAGGACACGTCGGTCATCGACGAGATCCTGAAGGGGATCAAGGTCTCCGCCGGCGGCGGGAGCGGCCAGAACGTCTGA
- a CDS encoding TetR/AcrR family transcriptional regulator, whose product MTSQAAEGPETVVASRRSKITPEREREFFDAVLEQIREGGYESVTMEGVASSTRCSKSTLYRQWKNKPQFVAAALRARGRVRFAGIDTGSLAEDLRQAARAAGDWSGKDTKLLQALGSAMTQDAELAQALREALVHPEIAALREILDRGVARGEIAADHPALEFIPAMMFGVLRVRPVLSGQYADADYLLRFVEAIVLPALALT is encoded by the coding sequence ATGACGTCGCAGGCCGCGGAGGGACCGGAGACGGTCGTCGCCTCGCGCCGCTCCAAGATCACGCCGGAGCGTGAGCGGGAGTTCTTCGACGCCGTGCTGGAACAGATCCGCGAGGGCGGCTACGAGTCCGTGACCATGGAGGGTGTCGCCTCCAGCACCCGGTGCAGCAAGTCCACGCTCTACCGGCAGTGGAAGAACAAACCCCAGTTCGTGGCCGCCGCGCTGCGGGCCCGGGGGCGGGTGCGCTTCGCCGGTATCGACACCGGTTCGCTCGCCGAGGACCTGCGCCAGGCCGCGCGGGCCGCGGGCGACTGGTCGGGCAAGGACACCAAGCTGCTCCAGGCACTCGGGTCCGCGATGACCCAGGACGCGGAGCTGGCCCAGGCGCTGCGCGAGGCACTGGTGCACCCGGAGATCGCCGCGCTCCGGGAGATCCTCGACCGGGGCGTGGCGCGCGGCGAGATCGCCGCGGACCATCCGGCGCTGGAGTTCATCCCCGCCATGATGTTCGGCGTGCTGCGCGTCCGGCCCGTGCTCAGCGGCCAGTACGCCGACGCCGACTACCTGCTGCGGTTCGTGGAGGCCATCGTGCTGCCCGCGCTCGCACTGACCTGA
- a CDS encoding phosphatase PAP2 family protein, which translates to MTALTEPAEAETDPDAAARPGLIREFLLVAGLFLVYKLGRQLATGHTLRAFHNARHVWHLERSLRLPRETAVQSALLHSDTLVHVANTYYATVHFPATLAFLVWLYLRRPAHYVWARRVLAAVTAAALVLPFTFPLAPPRMLAGTGLVDTARIYGPSVYGPPAHDHLSNQFAAMPSLHFGWALMVAIGLITATRSRGRWLWLLHPLLTLLVIVGTANHYWLDALAATAMLGAALALLRPPHRATATTAGRGNGRIVPRQRGVLAGAAR; encoded by the coding sequence ATGACTGCGCTCACCGAGCCTGCCGAGGCAGAAACGGACCCGGACGCCGCCGCGCGTCCGGGACTCATACGCGAGTTCCTGCTCGTCGCGGGGCTCTTCCTCGTCTACAAGCTCGGCCGCCAGCTGGCCACCGGCCACACCCTGCGCGCCTTCCACAACGCCCGTCACGTGTGGCACCTCGAACGGTCGCTGCGCCTGCCGCGCGAGACCGCCGTCCAGTCGGCACTGCTGCACAGCGACACCCTCGTTCACGTGGCCAACACCTACTACGCCACGGTGCACTTCCCGGCCACGCTCGCCTTCCTGGTCTGGCTCTACCTCCGGCGCCCCGCGCACTACGTCTGGGCCCGCCGGGTGCTCGCCGCGGTCACCGCGGCCGCCCTGGTGCTGCCCTTCACCTTCCCGCTGGCCCCGCCGCGGATGCTGGCCGGGACCGGCCTGGTGGACACCGCCCGGATCTACGGCCCCTCCGTGTACGGGCCGCCGGCCCACGACCATCTCTCCAACCAGTTCGCCGCGATGCCCTCGCTGCACTTCGGCTGGGCCCTGATGGTGGCGATCGGCCTGATCACCGCCACCCGCTCCCGAGGGCGCTGGCTCTGGCTGCTGCATCCGCTGCTCACCCTGCTGGTGATCGTGGGCACCGCGAACCACTACTGGCTCGACGCGCTCGCCGCGACCGCCATGCTCGGCGCCGCCCTCGCGCTGCTCCGGCCCCCGCACCGCGCCACCGCCACGACGGCGGGCCGCGGCAACGGCCGGATCGTCCCGCGCCAGCGGGGTGTCCTGGCGGGAGCGGCCCGGTGA